CTCGAGAACACCGTCCTGGCCAGCATTTTCGTATCAGACACGACCGATCATGATAAGCCCGAAGCCCGAAGCCCGTACCGACGGTTGACGCGCCGCTGCCACCGAAAGTGCGACAGTGCCGTTTAGCGGACACTCCCCACGTCGACCAGGGAGTCAGCGGGTCGAGGGCTTCACGGCTTTACGTGATGACGGGGAAGAGTCCTATCCGATGGGCGGAATCCCGGGACGGTGTCGCCGGGAGCCGATGGCGCTCGGCCCCAGCTTGTTCGGGCCCTCGTTTTGACACGAGGGGTCGGGGCCGGCGGGGGCATGGAGCTGTGACATGGGGCGGTCGGAGCGGTCGTTTCACAGGAACGGATGTCAATTTTGTGTGTAATTCCTGTGGTTTTTCCCTGATTTGCCTGTGTATTTCCTCTTGCTGTAGGAATTCAGGGTATTTGGCTATGTTTGCCGGCGCTGGGCCGGTTGTGAGGTGGGGGTTCTCGTGGGGGGTCGGGCTGTGCGCCGTTTCCTGGGTTCGGTGGCGGTGGCGTGTTCGGTGGCGCTGGTTGGTTCGGGGTTGAGCCCGGCGGCGGCGGCACCGGAACCTGACGCCGCCCCGCCGGCGGTGGAGGGTCAGGTGACCTCCCGCCCGGACGCGGTCTCGGCGCAGGTTTCGGCGCGGGCCACCGGCCGGCGCGTGGAGGACCTGTCCCAGCGCACGGCGACCGAACAGGTGTTCGCGAACCCTGACGGGTCCTGGACCTCGGAGACGTCCACGGGCGCGCGGTTCGCGGAGAAGAACGGGGTGTTCGTCCCGATCTCGGACCTGGGAACCCTCGAGTCGGCGGGCGAAACGGTCACGGGGGCCGGCACCAGGCTCTCCATCGCCGACGGGGCGGATACCCCCGGGGACGGTCCGACGGAGGGCTCGGTCCCGCTGGCCACGCTGGAAGGCACGGGCGAGGACAAGGGCACAAGGCTCGAGCTCGGCTGGGAAGGGTCACTTCCCGCCCCCGAGGTCAGCGGGAACGTCGCCACCTACACGGACGGCGTCGAGGTTCCGGTGCAGGACGCGCCCGCCCAGGCCGCCGACACGGTGGACGCCGAGGCTCCGGTGCGGGACGCGCCGGCCAGCACCGCCGACACGGTGGACGCCGAGGTTACGGTCGAGCCGACCCGCAGCGGCTTCTCGCATCGGACGGTGCTGGAGCAGGCCCCCGAAGGCGACGTGGAGCTGCGTTTCCCGCTGAGGTTCTCCAAGGGCCTGAAGGTCGTCCGGGACGAGGGAACCGGGGACCTGCGGGCCGTGGACGCCGGAGGGGAAACGGTGTTCTTCGCCCCGGCCCCGACCATGTGGGACGCGAAGATCGACGAGGCCTCGGGGCTGCCGGCGGCCGAGACCCGGGTCGACACCGCCATCGAAACCGTGGACGGGGTCCAGATCCTGGTCCTGAAGGTGGCCAAGGAGTGGCTGCAGGATCCTGCGCGGCAGTACCCGGTCACGATCGACCCGACCTGGACCTCCGGCGCGTCGGACACGTGGGTCCAGGCCGACGTGCCCGGCTCCAAGGCCGGCGACACGGAGCTGCGGGTGGGCACGTTCAACGGCGGGTCCTTGAAGTCGCGCTCGTTCCTGCAGTTCTCCTCGACCGCCCTGACGGGCAAGCAGATCACCAAGGCCGAGCTGCGGATGCACAACTACTACTCGTACTCGTGCACGTCCTCCCCGATCGAGGTGCAGCGGCTCACGACGGCGTGGGTGTCCACGGACGTGCGGTGGACCGCGCAGCCGACACACACCACCTCGGGCGAGGGCTCCAACAACGTCTCCAAGGGCTACAGCGCCTCCTGCGCGGCCGGCCACGTCTACTACCCGATCACCCCGATCGCCCAGTACTGGGCGGACAACCCCACCAAGAACTTCGGGGTGCGCCTGGTGGCCCAGGACGAGACGAACAACTACTCCTGGAAGCGCTACCGCTCGGCCAACTACGTCACCGGGGCCAACGACCCGGTGGAGCCGACCTTCATCGTCACCTACAACTCCTACCCTGACACCGCCTCCGGGGTCTCGTTCGGGTCCGGCCAGTCCTCCACGGACTCCACGGGCAAACTGTGGGTCAGGACGAAGACCCCCACCCTGGGCGCGACCGTCACCGACCCGGACGGCGGCAAGGTGAAGGCCGAGTTCGACGTGTCCGGAGCCACGACCGTGACCAAGCTTGCGGGTTCGAGCGTGGACTCCAAGACCCTCTCCACCGCCAAGCCCACCCTCGTGGAGGGCACCCACACGGCCAAGGCGTGGGCCAACGACGGCACGCTGCGGTCCAAGGCCGCCGGCACGTCGACCACGTTCACCGTGGACAGCGTGAAGCCGGCCACCCCCACGATCACCTCCGATGCCGGATACACGAACAACTCGTGGAAGAGCCAGAAGCCGACCTCGAACAGGTTCACGTTCGCCTCCAACACCGACGCCTACCAGTTCCGGTACTCCCTCAACGGGGCGGCCGGCCAGTACGTCACGGCAACCGGCGGGACCGCGTCCGTGGACTGGAACCCCTCGGGTGCCAACACGATCCGCGTGGTGGCCCTGGACCGGGCCGGGAACGAAACCGCCGCAACGGAGATGGCCTTCGGCAACGGTCCGGTGAGCCTGACCGCGCCGAAGGCGGGCATCACCAGCACCGACTCGTTCGCGGTCGCCGCCACGGGTCCGAACATCTCCAACGGCGGAACGCCCACGGCGACCGGGTATTGGAGGGTCGCCGACTCGCTGACCCAGGACAAGGACGCCAACGGCTCGCCCGCCGGCTGGAAAGGCGGCGTCCCGCTGACCGTGGCCGGCCAGGGGGCCACGTGGACGGCCAACGGCCTGGTCGCGGTGGCGGCCGGCGACCTCCAGGCGGTGGGCAAGGACCGGATCCCGGCGCTGGTGGAGCTGCAGGTCTGCTTCACCTACCCCAACCTGGCGGTGGGCAACGGCCAGGTGCAGTGCACGACGAACACGCAGAAGAAGGCCACCCAGGTCACGAAGCTGCCGCACGCGTTCGGGGACAACTACCCCACCGCCGAGGCCGGGGCCGGCCAGATCGCCCTGACCACCGGCGAACTGAACATCTCGGCCACGGACGTGAACGTCGATGCCGGCAACACCGGCCTGTCCGTCTCCCGCACCTACTCCTCCTACTCCGGCATCGGCGCGAACTCCCGACGGGCTCAAGGGCCTGCCCGAGGCGATCACGACCACGTGGGAGCGGACCGTGGTGCAGCAGTGCATCGTGCACCTGATCCGCAACAGCTTCCGCTACGCCGGCCGGCAGCACCGCGACGGGATCGTCAAGGCCCTCAAGCCCGTTTACACCGCCCCGTCCGAGCAAGCAGCCAAAGACCGGTTCGCCGAGTTCACGGCCGAATGGGGCCAACGATATCCGGCGATCGTACGGCTGTGGGAGTCCTCCTGGGCCGAATTCGTGCCGTTCCTCGAATACGACGTCGAGATCCGCCGGGTGATCTGCACGACGAACGCGATCGTTATCTCCAGTCCTCCGTACCATGTCCTCGATGTCGGTCAGGGACGTTCTGGCTGTTTTGGTCGCCGTGGTGGACGTGCTTATCTCCAGTGTGTCCATCACGGAAGGGGCTGGAGGGCTGATGTTGGTGCAGAGGGTGATCATCCCGGGTGCGGAGGTCGAGTCGTGGACGGTGCTCGGAGACGATGATGTCCCGGTCGCCTCGGTTGAGGCGTACCTGGCCTTTCTGAGTGCGATCGAGCGGTCGCCGAACACGGTGAAGGCGTATGCGCACGATTTGAAGGACTTCTTCGCCTTCCTCGCCCAGAGGGGCCTGGATTGGCGCCGGGTCACGCTGGAGGACGTGGGCGGATTCGTGGAGTGGCTGCGGATGCCACCGGCCGGGCGCGCGGGTCAGGTGGCCGTGTTGCCCGTGACGGCACCGCAGGTCGGGGCCGGCACGATCAACCGGAAGCTCTCGGCGGTGAGCTCGTTCTACCAACATCAGGCCCGGCACGGGGTCGAGCTGGGTGATCTGCTGGTGAAGTGGGCGGCGCCGGGGGCAAGGTCGTCGTGGAAGCCGTTCCTGCACCACATCAGCAAGGGGCGTCCCCAGCGGCGCCGGGCGATTGCCCTGGAGGCCCCGGTCAAGCTGCCGCGGGTGCTCACCGTCGGGGAGGTCCAGTCCATCCTGGATGCGTGCACCCGGTTGCGGGACCGCTTCCTGTTCGCGGTCCTGTTCGACACCGGGATGCGGATCGGCGAGGTTCTCGGGCTTCGCCACGATGACCTCTCGGCGGCAGAGCGCGAGGTCCGCGTCGTGGCGCGCCTGAACGAGAACGGGGCCCGGGCCAAGACGGGGCGGCCCCGGACGGTGCCGGTCAGTGCCGAGCTGCTGCGGCTCTATGCGGACTATCTGCACCTCGAATACGGCGATCTGGACAGCGACTACGTGTTCGTCAATCTGTGGGGCGGCCGGGTCGGCCACGCGCTGTCCTACCGATCGGTCTATGACCTGGTGGGGAGGCTTCGGCGGCGGACCGGCGTGGATTTCGACCCGCACTGGTTCCGGCATTCGGCAGCGACGCGGATGCTGCGGGACTCGGTGCCGTTGGAGGTGGTTTCCTCGCTGCTGGGGCATGCCTCGGTCACCACGACCATGGACGTTTACGGGCATCTCACCGCCGAGGATGCCCGGATGGTCCTGGAGAAGGCCGGCTGGTTTGCCGGCACCGGGGTGACCCTGTGAGGTCCGCGGCCCGGGCGCCCGGGCATGGGGCGGTCGGAGCGGGGCTGCTGGAGAGGCTGCTGGGCGCGGTGGGCCCGGAATTCCGCTGCGACACCTTGGTCTTCGCCCCCGACGATCCGGTCTTTGGCGCCGGCCTCTGCCGTGTCCCGGGGTGCGGACGTGCGGGACGTGCGGGTTACGGGTTCTGTTCGGGCCACCATGGGCGGTGGCAGAAGGCCGGCCGGCCGGATGCGGAGGCCTTCGCCGCCACGACCGACCCGCGGTGGCATCGGCAGCAGCCGAACATGGCCTGCCGGATCGAGGAGTGCGGCTACGGTTCCGCGCGGTCCGGGATGTGTTCCCTGCACGCGCAGCGATGGGAACGCAGCGGCCGGCCCGCGGTGGAGAGTTGGCTGCGGGCCGCGCCGACGGTCAGGCAGCCAGCGGCGGGGGCGCTCTGCCGCGTCGCGCACTGCGTTCTGTGGCCCCGGGCGGCAGGACAGCTGTGCCATGCCCATGACGCGACCTGGCGGGCGAACGGGCGGCCCGAGATGGAAGAGTTCATCGGCAGGTTCGAACCGGCCGCGGTGCACGCAGACCAGATCGTGCGGCTGGACGGGCTCCCGCCGCAGCTCAAACTCGAGCTCCAGTATGCGCTCCAGTGCAGGCGCGGGGACCGCGGCACCAAGACGCCCCCGGCCGTGGTAATGCAGGTCGTGCGGTTCCTGCGCCAGACGGCGGCCTCGTCCTTGCTGGAACACCCGGAAGAGCACTGGCGGACCAGCATCGGCCGGCCAGCACCGAAGGACTCCAACCCCCGGGCGCTGCTGCTCTACGCGCGCCGCCGGATCGAGGACCTCGCCCAGGCAGGAGGCTGGGAAGGCGAGTACGGCCGGGACGTGTGGCAGCTGCGCCGGCTCGGCTTCGAGGGCAACACGGCCCTGAGCTTCGAGCCGATTCCGCAGCCCTGGCTCCGGAGCCTGGTCAAGCGGTGGGTGCGCTGGCGGCTCTCGGCCGGACTGGTGCTGGAAACGGTCCGACGCGGCCTGCGTTCCCTGACCCGCTTCGCCCTCTTCTGCCACGGGGCCGGGGTGGGGTCGCTGGCCGAGGTGGACCGGGCGGTGCTCGAACGCTACCTGGCCGACCTGCAGGCCGAGATGGCCGGCAGCCAGCGCCACGGCGACCAGATCGGCCAGCTCAACTCCTTCCTCACCGCCATCCGCACCCAGGCGTGGGACACCACGCTGCCGGCCACGGCGATGCTGTTCGGCACCGACTATCCCCAACGGTCCGAACGACCTCCGCGGGCACTGGCCGAACAGGTCATGGCCCAGATCGAACACCGGGAGAACCTCGACCGCTTCGAAGACGAGGCGCACAGGCTGGCCACCCTGATCCTGATCCGCTGCGGCCTGCGCGTGAACGACGCCCTGAGACTGGAACGCGACTGCATCGTCCTGGACGCGGACAGGGCACCCTACCTGCGCTATTTCAACCACAAGATGAAACGCGAGGCACTGGTGCCGATCGACGAGGAGCTCCAGGCCCTGATCTCTGCCCGCCAGTCCAGCCTCGGGCCATCCCCGCTGCTCTTCCCCAGACCGACGAAGAACCCGGACGGTCTCCAGCCGATGAGCAGCGGCACCTACCGGGGCGCCCTCTACCGGTGGCTGGAACGCTGCGAAATCCGCGACGAACACGGCCAACCGGCGCACCTGACACCGCACCAATGGCGTCACACGCTGGGAACCCGCCTCATCAACAGGGACGTCCCCCAGGAAGTCGTCCGCCGCATCCTGGACCACGACTCGCCGCAGATGACTGCCCACTACGCCCGCCTGCACGACACCACCATCCGACGCCACTGGGAGACCGCACGGAAGATCGACATCAGCGGCACCACCGTCGTCCTGGACCCCGAGAGCGCCTTGGCCGAGGCGGCCTGGGCCAAGCAGCGCCTCGGCCGGGCCACCCAGGCCCTGCCCAACGGTTTCTGCGGACTCCCGGTGCAGAAGACGTGCCCGCACGCAAACGCCTGCCTGACCTGCCCAATGTTCATCACCACCGGCGAATTCCTGCCCCAGCACCGAGAACACCGCACCCAGGTCCTGCAGATCATCAGCGCCGCCGAAGCCAGGGGCCAGACCCGGCTGGCCGAAATGAACCGGCAGGTCGCCCAGAACCTCGACACCATCATCAGCACACTCCAAGACGAGCCCGTCCCCACCGACAGGACCGCCGATGCCAGCTGAGAACTCAAAACACCTCACCGCCGCCGCACGCCGACGACACGAGCTCGCCCGGTCCAAGGCGATCCGAACCCTCAGAGAACTCGACAGGGCCGGTGACCCCGTCACCTTCGAAGCCGTCGCCCGCCACGCCGGTGTCTCACGAGCCTTCCTCTACGCCCAGCCCGACCTCCGCGCGGACATCGAAAGGCTCCGCGACGCCACCGGCCGCGCACCGGCACCCGCGATCCCCGCCAGCCAACGCGCCTCCGACGCCTCGCTGCTGGCCCGGCTGCACGCAGCCAACGAACGCGTCCGCACGCTCACCGAGGAGAACGACAAGCTCCGCCGCCGACTCGCCCACGCCCTCGGCGACCAGCGGACCACCCGGCGCGGCCAAGGCACACAACCGACACCACGGAAATCACGCTTCAACAACAATCAGACACCAACGGACGCGGCCAGAACACCCCGGACAGCCGCGTCGAAGACACCGTCCACAACACATAACCCCACGTCAGAGGCATGAACCGTGCCCGGGACTGGAGATAACGATCGAGTCGATCAACGCCCGCTACCGGCGGGCGGTGAGGGCCCGCGGGCACTTCCCGAACGAGCAGGCCGCGTTGAAATGCCTCTATCTCGTGACCCGGTCTCTTGACCCCACCGGCGGCGGTCGGGCACGTTGGGTGATGAGGTGGAAGCCCGCGCTGAACGCGTTCGCGATCACCTTCGCCGGACGGTTCGAAAGAACCACTCACTAGTACAAACTGCCGGACCTACACACCGTTTATCGGACAGTCCCTTCCCTTCTGCCCTTCACACCTTGGAGGGGTGGGACCCAAGTACGCTGCGACCTTCGATCTTGGCCCTGCTTAGCACACAGTCGATGTGCTCGTTATCATCGACGGCGAGGTGGAGGGCCAGCGTCATTTCCTGGTTGTTAGCGGCCAGGATCTCGTCCAGTTCGGATGCCTGCGCCCGGGCTCGCGGATAGCTGTCCAGCAGGAATCCGTTCTGGACATCTTTCTCTTGGAGGCGTGCACGGACCAGGAGATTGGTGATGCTGTCGGGGACAAAGTCTCCAGTTTCAACGTAATTTCTGCGCCGCCAGGTCCAACGGGGTGTGCTGGCCGACGTTGGCGCGGAAGATATCGCCGGCAGGAAGGGACATTGTGCAGGCGTTCGGCGATTTTCCGTACCTGCGCGCCCTTGCCCGACCCAGGAGGACAGATGATCAGCATTCACTCCATATGGGATTCCTTCCTAATATGGGTGGCTCGTTGCAAGTTGGTGCCTCGTTATTGCCGCTGCAGGTTGTCGCTGGCCCGCCGCCAAATCCGCGGCTTGTCCTCGCGGTGGAGGAGAATACGGCCCTTGCCGTCGTCAAGCCAGACCCAGAAAGCATTGGGGCTTTCCACGGCGCCGTCGACAATGCCTGTTTGCCGGCTCTCCCCGAGCCTCTGAACGGCAATCGGTTCGCCTTCTCTTAGAATACGCCAGTCGTCGTCTACCAAAGCCTGCAGGAAACCACCAATAGCTGGCACGTCTCCCCGTTGGGATTCTGTATACGAAGGGATCAGCTGCATCACAGGTCCTATCATCGTTCGGGTTCGGTTCCTGGGGAGGACACTTTGTCTTGCGGGCTACTCAGCCCTTGCGCAGGTCGGCGGCGATCTGGGCCATGACGGTGGGGTCGGCCAGGGTGGTGGCGTCTCCGGGGTCGCGGCCTTCGGCGACGTCCTTGAGCAGGCGGCGCATGATCTTGCCGGAGCGGGTCTTGGGCAGTTCGGGGACCGCGAGGATGTGCCGGGGCTTGGCGATCGGGCCGATCTCCTTGGCCACGTGGGCGCGCAGGACTTGCTCGACGTCCTCGCCCTCGCCCGGGGTGGTGCGGAGGATGACGAACGCGACGACGGCCTCGCCGGTGGTCTCGTCCTTGGCGCCCACGACGGCGGCCTCGGCGACCAGCGGGTGGGAGACGAGGGCGGATTCGATCTCGGTGGTGGAGAGGCGGTGGCCGGAGACGTTCATGACGTCGTCGACGCGGCCCAGCAGCCAGATGTCGCCGTCCTCGTCGCGCTTGGCCCCGTCGCCGGCGAAGTACATGTGCTCGAAGCGGGACCAGTAGGTGTCCTGGTAGCGGTCCATGTCGCCCCAGATGCCGCGCAGCATCGCCGGCCACGGCTCGCGGATGACCAGGAAGCCGCCCTGTCCGTTGGGCACCGGTGCGCCCATCTCGTCCACGACGTCGACGCCGATGCCCGGGACCGGGACCTGGGCGGAGCCGGGCTTGGTCGCGGTGACCCCGGGCAGCGGGGCGATCATGTGCGCGCCGGTCTCGGTCTGCCACCAGGTGTCCACGATCGGGGCGGGGTGCTCCTTGCGCGGACCGGGCGCTCCGTCGGTGCCGGGGCCGTTGTTGGATCCGATGACCTCGCGGTACCACATCCAGGCCTCGGGGTTGATGGACTCGCCCACCGAGCCGAGCACGCGCAGGCTGGAGAGGTCGTGGGAGTCCGGGATCTGGCGGCCCCACTTCATGAAGGTGCGGATCGCGGTCGGGGCGGTGTAGAGGATGGTGACCCCGTACTTTTCCACGATCTCCCACCAGCGGCCCTGGTGCGGGCAGTCCGGGGTGCCCTCGTAGATCACCTGGGTGGCGCCGTTGACCAGCGGGGCGTAGGTGACGTAGGAGTGGCCGGTGACCCAGCCGACGTCGGCCGTGCACCAGTAGACGTCGGTCTCCGGGTGCAGGTCGAAGGTGTCCTTGTGGGTGGCCGCGCCCTGGACCAGGTAGCCGCCGGTGGTGTGCAGGATGCCCTTGGGCTTTCCGGTGGTGCCGGAGGTGTAGAGGATGAACAGCGGGTGCTCGGCCTCGTGCGCGACCGCGGTGTGCTCGGCGGACGCCGTGGACACGGTCTCGTGCCACCACCTGTCCAGCCCTGGCGTCCACGCCACGTCCTGGTGGTTGCGCTTCACGACGATGACGTTCTGCACGGTGTGCCCGGACTCGGCCAGGGCCTGGTCCACGGCAGGCTTGAGCGGGCTCGGCTTGCCGCGGCGGAAGGTGCCGTCGGCGGTCACGACCAGCTTCGCCTCGGCGTCGTCGATCCGGCTGCGCAGGGCCTCGGCGGAGAAGCCGCCGAAGACCACCGAGTGGATCGCGCCGATCCTCGCGCAGGCGAGCATGGTGATGACCGCCTCCGGGATCATCGGCAGGTACACGGCCACCCGGTCGCCCTTGGCAACGCCGAGGGACTCGAACGCGTTCGCGGCCTTCTTGACCTCCTCGGTCAGCTGCGCGTAGGTGTAGGAGCGGGTGTCGCCCGGCTCGCCTTCGAAGTGGATCGCCACCCGGTCCCCGAGCCCGTTCTCCACGTGCCGGTCCAGCGCGTTGTACGCGGCGTTGAGGGTGCCGTC
This genomic interval from Paenarthrobacter aurescens TC1 contains the following:
- a CDS encoding Tn554-related transposase B (identified by similarity to SP:P06697; match to protein family HMM PF00589), coding for MRSAARAPGHGAVGAGLLERLLGAVGPEFRCDTLVFAPDDPVFGAGLCRVPGCGRAGRAGYGFCSGHHGRWQKAGRPDAEAFAATTDPRWHRQQPNMACRIEECGYGSARSGMCSLHAQRWERSGRPAVESWLRAAPTVRQPAAGALCRVAHCVLWPRAAGQLCHAHDATWRANGRPEMEEFIGRFEPAAVHADQIVRLDGLPPQLKLELQYALQCRRGDRGTKTPPAVVMQVVRFLRQTAASSLLEHPEEHWRTSIGRPAPKDSNPRALLLYARRRIEDLAQAGGWEGEYGRDVWQLRRLGFEGNTALSFEPIPQPWLRSLVKRWVRWRLSAGLVLETVRRGLRSLTRFALFCHGAGVGSLAEVDRAVLERYLADLQAEMAGSQRHGDQIGQLNSFLTAIRTQAWDTTLPATAMLFGTDYPQRSERPPRALAEQVMAQIEHRENLDRFEDEAHRLATLILIRCGLRVNDALRLERDCIVLDADRAPYLRYFNHKMKREALVPIDEELQALISARQSSLGPSPLLFPRPTKNPDGLQPMSSGTYRGALYRWLERCEIRDEHGQPAHLTPHQWRHTLGTRLINRDVPQEVVRRILDHDSPQMTAHYARLHDTTIRRHWETARKIDISGTTVVLDPESALAEAAWAKQRLGRATQALPNGFCGLPVQKTCPHANACLTCPMFITTGEFLPQHREHRTQVLQIISAAEARGQTRLAEMNRQVAQNLDTIISTLQDEPVPTDRTADAS
- the acsA gene encoding acetate--CoA ligase (identified by match to protein family HMM PF00501; match to protein family HMM TIGR02188) encodes the protein MTIQPATQSDALANLLREDRSFAPDAGFAANAVADASRYGAAAADRLGYWASRAREVLTWEKDFTQVLDWSEAPVARWFADGTLNAAYNALDRHVENGLGDRVAIHFEGEPGDTRSYTYAQLTEEVKKAANAFESLGVAKGDRVAVYLPMIPEAVITMLACARIGAIHSVVFGGFSAEALRSRIDDAEAKLVVTADGTFRRGKPSPLKPAVDQALAESGHTVQNVIVVKRNHQDVAWTPGLDRWWHETVSTASAEHTAVAHEAEHPLFILYTSGTTGKPKGILHTTGGYLVQGAATHKDTFDLHPETDVYWCTADVGWVTGHSYVTYAPLVNGATQVIYEGTPDCPHQGRWWEIVEKYGVTILYTAPTAIRTFMKWGRQIPDSHDLSSLRVLGSVGESINPEAWMWYREVIGSNNGPGTDGAPGPRKEHPAPIVDTWWQTETGAHMIAPLPGVTATKPGSAQVPVPGIGVDVVDEMGAPVPNGQGGFLVIREPWPAMLRGIWGDMDRYQDTYWSRFEHMYFAGDGAKRDEDGDIWLLGRVDDVMNVSGHRLSTTEIESALVSHPLVAEAAVVGAKDETTGEAVVAFVILRTTPGEGEDVEQVLRAHVAKEIGPIAKPRHILAVPELPKTRSGKIMRRLLKDVAEGRDPGDATTLADPTVMAQIAADLRKG
- a CDS encoding Tn554-related transposase C, which codes for MPAENSKHLTAAARRRHELARSKAIRTLRELDRAGDPVTFEAVARHAGVSRAFLYAQPDLRADIERLRDATGRAPAPAIPASQRASDASLLARLHAANERVRTLTEENDKLRRRLAHALGDQRTTRRGQGTQPTPRKSRFNNNQTPTDAARTPRTAASKTPSTTHNPTSEA
- a CDS encoding Tn554-related transposase A (identified by similarity to SP:P06696; match to protein family HMM PF00589; match to protein family HMM PF02899), translating into MLVQRVIIPGAEVESWTVLGDDDVPVASVEAYLAFLSAIERSPNTVKAYAHDLKDFFAFLAQRGLDWRRVTLEDVGGFVEWLRMPPAGRAGQVAVLPVTAPQVGAGTINRKLSAVSSFYQHQARHGVELGDLLVKWAAPGARSSWKPFLHHISKGRPQRRRAIALEAPVKLPRVLTVGEVQSILDACTRLRDRFLFAVLFDTGMRIGEVLGLRHDDLSAAEREVRVVARLNENGARAKTGRPRTVPVSAELLRLYADYLHLEYGDLDSDYVFVNLWGGRVGHALSYRSVYDLVGRLRRRTGVDFDPHWFRHSAATRMLRDSVPLEVVSSLLGHASVTTTMDVYGHLTAEDARMVLEKAGWFAGTGVTL
- a CDS encoding hypothetical protein (identified by Glimmer2; putative), encoding MRRFLGSVAVACSVALVGSGLSPAAAAPEPDAAPPAVEGQVTSRPDAVSAQVSARATGRRVEDLSQRTATEQVFANPDGSWTSETSTGARFAEKNGVFVPISDLGTLESAGETVTGAGTRLSIADGADTPGDGPTEGSVPLATLEGTGEDKGTRLELGWEGSLPAPEVSGNVATYTDGVEVPVQDAPAQAADTVDAEAPVRDAPASTADTVDAEVTVEPTRSGFSHRTVLEQAPEGDVELRFPLRFSKGLKVVRDEGTGDLRAVDAGGETVFFAPAPTMWDAKIDEASGLPAAETRVDTAIETVDGVQILVLKVAKEWLQDPARQYPVTIDPTWTSGASDTWVQADVPGSKAGDTELRVGTFNGGSLKSRSFLQFSSTALTGKQITKAELRMHNYYSYSCTSSPIEVQRLTTAWVSTDVRWTAQPTHTTSGEGSNNVSKGYSASCAAGHVYYPITPIAQYWADNPTKNFGVRLVAQDETNNYSWKRYRSANYVTGANDPVEPTFIVTYNSYPDTASGVSFGSGQSSTDSTGKLWVRTKTPTLGATVTDPDGGKVKAEFDVSGATTVTKLAGSSVDSKTLSTAKPTLVEGTHTAKAWANDGTLRSKAAGTSTTFTVDSVKPATPTITSDAGYTNNSWKSQKPTSNRFTFASNTDAYQFRYSLNGAAGQYVTATGGTASVDWNPSGANTIRVVALDRAGNETAATEMAFGNGPVSLTAPKAGITSTDSFAVAATGPNISNGGTPTATGYWRVADSLTQDKDANGSPAGWKGGVPLTVAGQGATWTANGLVAVAAGDLQAVGKDRIPALVELQVCFTYPNLAVGNGQVQCTTNTQKKATQVTKLPHAFGDNYPTAEAGAGQIALTTGELNISATDVNVDAGNTGLSVSRTYSSYSGIGANSRRAQGPARGDHDHVGADRGAAVHRAPDPQQLPLRRPAAPRRDRQGPQARLHRPVRASSQRPVRRVHGRMGPTISGDRTAVGVLLGRIRAVPRIRRRDPPGDLHDERDRYLQSSVPCPRCRSGTFWLFWSPWWTCLSPVCPSRKGLEG